Within the Solwaraspora sp. WMMA2056 genome, the region CCGGCCGCCGGAACGAGGACCGCGACGTCACCGCGCTGCTGGAGATGCGCGGTCACGTCGCGGTCCTCGTTTTCGGAGCAACAGACGATCTATGGGTGGAGAGCTGCCTTACGCGTCGGTGAGCACCTTGTCGAGGAGGTTCTCCGCCTCGTCCTTGGTGCTCTTTTCCGCAAGCGCGACCTCGCCGACCAGGATGTCCCGGGCCTTGGCGAGCATGCGCTTCTCGCCTGCGGACAGCCCCCGCTCCCGCTCCCGACGCCAGAGGTCACGAACGACCTCGGCGACCTTGAGCGGGTTTCCGGACGCCAACTTCTCGAGGTTTGCCTTGTACCGCCGCGACCAGTTGGTCGGCTCCTCGGTGTGTGGCGCGCGAAGCACGTCGAAGACCTTGCCCAGGCCTTCTTCGCCAACCACTTCACGCACACCGACGATCTCGGCGTTCTCGGCGGGGACTCGCACCGTCAGGTCACCCTGCGCAACCCTGAGGACGAGGTACTGCTTCTCCTCGCCCTTGATGACACGAGTCTCGATTGCCTCGATGAGTGCGGCCCCGTGGTGGGGGTAAACAACGGTCTCGCCGACACTGAAAACCATAGGTTCGAAGCCCCTTTCGCTGTGTCTAGGGTAACACGCTCAGGCACCGATGTCCCGTCGTACTCATAGCCGTAAGCGCAGGTCAGAGGGGCTGTGAGAGGTCTTTCTCCGGCTTGACACGCAGCCGCCGACACGCTTCGGCCACTGTGAGTAACCAGACGGTCAGCAGGCAGCTAACCCGCCGGGCGGCCTGACGAGGCGCGTTTCGGCACCCTCATCCTATCCGTCACCCTCATCTTTGACCTGGCTCTGGCGTAACCAGGTCCGGTGCGGGACCCTGATAGGTGGACCCCGATCGACCTCACGGGCGAGCGGGCTGGGGGTGCTGTGGGCAGGACAGGCAACGGCGATGGGTGGTCTGACGGCGCGGGAGCGCCCGACGACCTGCCGCAGATCCCTGCCGACTGGGGCCCGATCGTCGTGCCCGACGATCCCGCCGCGCTCGCCGCCGAGGCCGAGCTCGTCCGCCGGGAGCTGCGCCGCACCCGCCGCCGTGACCGCTGGCACCGCCGGCTGGGGCTGCGTTCCGACCAGGTCGGGCACCGCCCGCACGAGATCGCCGCGCTGCGCCTGCCGCTGACCATCATGCTGGTCGCCGTGCTCGCCGCCATGGTGAGCCTGTTCATCGTGGCTTGGACCGACCGGCCGCCACCGTCGCCGGGCCAGTCGGCCGACCCGTCGGCGGCACCGTCGGCGGCGGCGGGTTCGGCCGTCCTGCCCGCCGGGCCGCTGCCCGCACTCGACCTGATCGACCCCGGCGGCCGCACGGTCGCCCTGCATGCCCTGCTGCCAGCGGTGATCCTGCTGGTCGACAGCTGCGAGTGCGCGGACCAGGTCGCCGCCGCCCGGGCCGCCGCCCCGGCCGGGGTGTCGGTCGTCGCCGTCACCGACGGCACCGACCCGGCGGCCGGCACCGACGGCAGCGCCGCGACGGCCGGCACCGACGGCGCTGATCCGCCGCCCGCCGCCGACCCGGCCGTGCACCGGCTCGTCGACCCGACCGGCGAGATCCGCGGCTTCGTCGACGTCACCCCGGTCGCCGACACCGCCACCGTCCTGCTCGTGGCGCGCGGCGGCGACGTGGTCCGGCTCGTGCCGGCAGCCCGCACCGCCGAGACGTACCGCGCCGACCTGGCCGGGCTGGTCAGTCAGCGGTGAGCAGCCCGGCGTAGAGCGTCAGCCCCGGACCGAACGCCAGCATCACCACCCGACGCGGCGGCCGCGGCGCCCGTCGCAGCCGGTCCAGGATCAGCAGTACGGTCGGCGACGAACAGTTGCCGTACTCCGCCAGGGTCTCCCGGGACGCCGCCAACGCCTCGTCCGGCAACACCAGCTCCCGCTGCACCACGCTCAGGATGCGGGGGCCACCCGGATGCACCGCCCAGCCGTCGACCTGGGCCACCGACAGACCGTGCCGGGCCAGCAGGTCGGCCACCAGCGCCCGGACGTGCAGCGACAACACCTGCGGCACCCGGGGTGACAGACCCATCCGGAACCCGAGATCGGTCACCTCCCAGGTCATGTGGTCGGCCGTCGCGGTGTCCGTCGCGGCCACGATCTCCCGTACGACGTAGTTGCCCGACCGTGGGGCGTCGTCGACGGACCGTACGACGTCGCCGGACCGGCGCGGACCGGGCGGGCCGCCGCCCGCGCCGGTCGGCCCCGGCCCGGTCGGCGCCAGCACCACCGCCGCCGCCGCGTCCGAGAACAGGGCGTGCGCCACGATCTGCTGCGTGTCGGTACGGCGGCCCGGCGGCTGAATGTGCAGGCTGGTCAACTCGGCGCACAACAGCACCGCCGGCCGACCCCGCGCGGTGACGAAGTCCGCCGCCGCGCCCAGCCCCGGCAGCGCCGCATAGCAGCCCATGTGCCCGACGAACAGCCGCTGGGTCGCCGGTGACATCCCGAGATCCCGGGCCAGCAGGATGTCCAGGCCCGGCGTGGCGTACCCGGTGCAGGAACAGACCACGAACAGGCCGATGTCGCCGGCGGACACCCCCGACCCGGTCAACGCCTGCGTCACCGCCTCCTTGCCCAGCGGCAACGCCTCGACCTGGTAGCGGCGCATCCGGCGCTCCGTCGGCCAGTCCGCGACGTCCTCCAGCAGCGGACTCACCGCCGCCTGCCGGGTCCGTACCCCCGAATTGGCGAAGATCCGCGCGGCCAGCGCCTTCGCGGCACCGGTGTAGCGGGCGGCGAAGAAGTCCCGCCACAGCTCGTCCTGGGTCGCCGACGGCGGCAACGCCAGCCCCAGCCCGACCACCGCCGCCGACCGGTGTGTCGTCGCGCCCACCGCCGCCGGCTCCACCGAGGCGGTCACCACCGGGGCGCCGATCCGTCGCGGTCCGGGTCCCCGCCGAGGGCGGCCACCCCCAGCCAGTCCGCGCAGACGTCCGCCGTCGGCGGATGCAGGGCGCCGCAGCGGGCGTCACGGAACAACCGCTCCACCGGATGACCCCGGCGGGTCGCCCCGGTGCCGGCCGCCTCCACCATCGACGACGCCACCTCGGCCGCCGTGGCACCAGCCACCAGCTTGGCCCGCCACACCCACTGGTTGGTCTGCGGATCCCCCGGCGCGGCGTCGACCAGGCGGGCCGCCTCCCGTACGGTCAGCCACGCCGACGCCGCAGCCGCGTCGGCCCGACCGATCCGGGCCCGCACCGCCGGCAGCCCGGTCAGGCCCCGGTCGGTCAGGTGCGCCACCGCCGCGTCCACCGCCGCCCGGGCCACCCCGGCGTACACCGCCGCGTAGCTGGCGACCATCCAGTGTGGCATCAACTGGGCCACCACCAGCGCCAACCCTTCGACCCCGCCGAGCAGGGCGGACGCCGGCACGGTGACGTCCAGGTGCAGATCGTGCGAGCAGGTCGCCCGCATCCCCAGCGAATCCCAGGTCTGCTCCACCCGCAGCCCCGGGGTGTCCGCCGGCACCAGGAACTGCGACACCGTCGCCGGATCGTCGCCGTGCCGGGCCGCCACCAGGTACCCGCCGGCGTGCCCGGCCCCGGAGCAGAACGCCTTGGCACCCTTGATCTGGAACCCGCCGCCGGGCACCGGGTGGTACACCGTCGACAGTTGAGACAGCCGGGACCCGGCACCCCGTTCGCTCATCGCCACCGCGTACCACGTGCCGGCGGCGGCCGCCGCGAGCAGCTGGTCCCGGGCGGCCAGCGCCTCGGCCGGCAGCCCGAGCGCCTCGGCCAGGTTGTCGTCGACCGCGCTCAGCGCCCCGGTCACCGACACGTGCATGTTGAACACCAGCGCCGTCGCCCCGTTGCCCCGGGCCAGCTCGTACGCCACCTCGGCGTAGTCGGCGAACCCGGCACCCAGGCCGCCCAGGCGCTCCGGGACCAGCAGCCCGAACAGGCCCTCCCGGCGCAGGTCGGCGAAGTCCGCCACCGGGAAACTCCCGGCCCGGTCGTGCTCACCCGCCCGCGCGGCGAACCTCGGCACCAACCGCCGCGCCGCCGCCAATGCGTCGCCCACCATTGCTTCCCCTTCCGCCGGTCGATCAGCCTGACTTCAGCCCCCTGCCCTGGTACAGCAGTGCGGTGGACCGGACCGGCACCATCCGGCGCCGTACCGGCCACAACAGGGGGCGCGCGGCTTCGGTGCCGGTGAGCGCGGTCCCGGTCCGTGCGCTGCCGGCGCGTGCGGTGCGCGGCAGCGCCGCCCGCAGCAGCCAGTCGGCCAGCGCCGGGCCGGTCGGCCGCAGCCCCCGCACGAACAGCCGTACGCCGTGCCGGGCACACTCCGCCGTCAGCCGCCGCGGGTCGACGAACAGCGCCGGATCGTGGATGCCGCGCGGCACCATCGGCAGCCGCTCCCCCAGCTCCACCGCGACCAGCCGGCAGCGCAGCGTCGCGTTCAGGGTGTCCAGCACCAGCAGCCCACCCGGGCGCAGCACCCGGCACACCTCGGCGACGGCTCCCGCCAGGTCCGGCACGTGCTCCAGCAGCTCACCGGCGGAGACCACGTCGGCCACCGCGTCCGCCAGCGGCAACGCCAGCGCGTCACCGCGCACCGGGGTCACCCCGTGCGCGGCCGCCTGCCCGAGCGCGGAGGCGGTCAGGTCCACACCGACGTGCCGGTAACCCTTGCCGCGCAGGTGCGGGGCGAGCAGACCGGCCCCGCAGCCGACGTCGACCAGCACCGCGCCGTCGCGGGTGGCCGGCGGGACCAGCTCGGCCCGCGCCTGCGCGATCCAGTGCAGCATCTCGAACGCACCCGCCGGTCGCCACCACTCGTCGGCCAGTACGTCGTACTGGCGGACGTCGTTCGCGGGCAGCCCGGACATTGAGTGAGCGTGACACGACCAGCTGGTAACGGCCACACTTGACGGCTATGTCACGCCGCGTGTCCGCATTGATCAAGGCCAGCCATCCCGAACCGGCGGTCGCGGTCACCGCCGTCGCGGCGCTGCTGGCCTGGGGCGTCGGGCACCGTCCGGTCGGGATCATCCTGGTCGCACTCACCATCGCGGCCACCCAGCTCGCCGTCGGCTGGACCAACGACTGGCTCGACGCCGACCGGGACCGGCAGGTGGGGCGGGCCGACAAACCCGTGCCGGCCGGGGCGGTCAGCCACCGCACGGTCGGTGTCGCCGGGCTGGTCGCGGCGGCGGCCACCCCGCTGCTGGCCGCGCCGACCGGCGTACCGGCCGCGGCGTGCATCACCGGTGCGCTGCTCAGCGCCCTGGCGTACAACTGGCCGTTGAAGTTCACCGTCGTCTCGGTCCTGCCGTACGCGGTGTCGTTCGGGGCGCTGCCGGCCTTCGTCGTCCTGGCGCTGCCCGGCGCGCCGGCCCCGCCGGCCTGGC harbors:
- a CDS encoding CarD family transcriptional regulator; the protein is MVFSVGETVVYPHHGAALIEAIETRVIKGEEKQYLVLRVAQGDLTVRVPAENAEIVGVREVVGEEGLGKVFDVLRAPHTEEPTNWSRRYKANLEKLASGNPLKVAEVVRDLWRRERERGLSAGEKRMLAKARDILVGEVALAEKSTKDEAENLLDKVLTDA
- a CDS encoding type III polyketide synthase; the encoded protein is MVTASVEPAAVGATTHRSAAVVGLGLALPPSATQDELWRDFFAARYTGAAKALAARIFANSGVRTRQAAVSPLLEDVADWPTERRMRRYQVEALPLGKEAVTQALTGSGVSAGDIGLFVVCSCTGYATPGLDILLARDLGMSPATQRLFVGHMGCYAALPGLGAAADFVTARGRPAVLLCAELTSLHIQPPGRRTDTQQIVAHALFSDAAAAVVLAPTGPGPTGAGGGPPGPRRSGDVVRSVDDAPRSGNYVVREIVAATDTATADHMTWEVTDLGFRMGLSPRVPQVLSLHVRALVADLLARHGLSVAQVDGWAVHPGGPRILSVVQRELVLPDEALAASRETLAEYGNCSSPTVLLILDRLRRAPRPPRRVVMLAFGPGLTLYAGLLTAD
- a CDS encoding acyl-CoA dehydrogenase family protein → MGDALAAARRLVPRFAARAGEHDRAGSFPVADFADLRREGLFGLLVPERLGGLGAGFADYAEVAYELARGNGATALVFNMHVSVTGALSAVDDNLAEALGLPAEALAARDQLLAAAAAGTWYAVAMSERGAGSRLSQLSTVYHPVPGGGFQIKGAKAFCSGAGHAGGYLVAARHGDDPATVSQFLVPADTPGLRVEQTWDSLGMRATCSHDLHLDVTVPASALLGGVEGLALVVAQLMPHWMVASYAAVYAGVARAAVDAAVAHLTDRGLTGLPAVRARIGRADAAAASAWLTVREAARLVDAAPGDPQTNQWVWRAKLVAGATAAEVASSMVEAAGTGATRRGHPVERLFRDARCGALHPPTADVCADWLGVAALGGDPDRDGSAPRW
- a CDS encoding methyltransferase domain-containing protein, with the protein product MSGLPANDVRQYDVLADEWWRPAGAFEMLHWIAQARAELVPPATRDGAVLVDVGCGAGLLAPHLRGKGYRHVGVDLTASALGQAAAHGVTPVRGDALALPLADAVADVVSAGELLEHVPDLAGAVAEVCRVLRPGGLLVLDTLNATLRCRLVAVELGERLPMVPRGIHDPALFVDPRRLTAECARHGVRLFVRGLRPTGPALADWLLRAALPRTARAGSARTGTALTGTEAARPLLWPVRRRMVPVRSTALLYQGRGLKSG
- a CDS encoding UbiA family prenyltransferase codes for the protein MSRRVSALIKASHPEPAVAVTAVAALLAWGVGHRPVGIILVALTIAATQLAVGWTNDWLDADRDRQVGRADKPVPAGAVSHRTVGVAGLVAAAATPLLAAPTGVPAAACITGALLSALAYNWPLKFTVVSVLPYAVSFGALPAFVVLALPGAPAPPAWLVAAGALLGAGAHFANVLPDLADDARTGVHGLPHRLGATGSGLAAAGLLAAATVTLVAGPPGPPSWAGLAAVAGTVLILATGWYVARRAATDGTRPNAVFRAVMLVAVIDVVLLVASGPVA